GGATCTATTTTTGTATTGGTCAAGAGTCACAGAAATTACAAAAAGACCAACAGGCAAAGGTTTTAGCTTTCTGCAAGAGCAAGGATAGGTATAAAAATAAGGCAAATGTCTCTCAGGGCCACCCTTGTCccattttcagatatatttaataCCTTCTTTGCTTTGGGGACCTTAGGAGGCTGCGCTTGGCGCCCTTTTTCTCCTTCTTGCCGCCCGccgctttcttcttcttcttagcCTTGCTCGGGCTCTTCTTGGCTTTCACCTTCTCTTTCTTGGCAGCCTTGGCTTTGCTCTTCTTGGGGGCcggggccgccgccgccgccgccgccgccttcTTGGCCGGGGCCGGCTTCTCGCTCACCCCCTCCAGCTTCTTGCGGTTCAGCTTGAAGGAGCCGTTGGCCCCGATGCCCTTCACCTGCACCAGGGTGTCGTTCTGCACCAGCGCCTTCACCGAGTACTTGAGGTAGGTGCGGCCGTTCTGCTGGTCGAACCAGGACACCTTCTTGGCCTCATTGTAGATCTTGGCCAGGGAGGAGCCGCTGCGCTCGCCCAGCTTGCGGATGGTGTCCACCACCAGCTGGCTGTACTTGCCCGGCTGGTTCTTCTTTTTATGTGCTTTCTTTTTGCTGCCGGAGCTCCCTCCCGGCGCTTTGGATTTCTCGCCGGTCCCCGGGCCTTTCTCGGGGCCGGCGGGAACGGTTTCCTCGATCGCGGCAGACATCGCCCACGCGCAGGCTTGCCAGAGACGTTCCCTCCGCGTTTCTCGCTCGGTTCAGCGGCTTCTGCCCCAGCATCGTCTGCGCCTCCACGGTTTATAGGCAGCGAGCGGACCACGTTGAGAACAACAACAGCCGCAGCCCGCCGCCCGGGTAAACTTGTGTTTCTTCAGCCGCCTTCAAACCTCTTTGTCCGCACGAAAAAGCCCCCTGTCTGCTCGGCGTCTGCTCCGATCTCGTCTTCTGACGGCGCCTTACAAACCGACGTAGAAATCGATCTGGATTCTGGCCGGAAAGAACacacaatattaaaattaaagtaCGCACCCTATGCTCCGAGAGCTGCTGAGGATGGGGGCATCGTTTTCCGGGACAAAGATTAAAGCTATAAAATGTTCTGAGTGAATAAAAGCAGCGCTGGCATAGGACGGGCATCGTGTGCCCCCGCTGTGGTTTATTTTCTGGTCTTTTGTCGCTGTGGTGAGTGAGATTTGCAAGTTTTAAATTGTTGTAACTAACACAGGGAACGCCCTCACGTGATCGGTAGCAGCAGCCTGGAGTAGAGAAGCTGCCAAAAGGGGTCAAGTTGAGGtacaaaaataatggaaagtggtTCTGATCAGTTTAAGTTCTACAATTTAAAGTTGTATGTGTGAGGCGTGGGATAACATTTCAACCCTTTTCGTTGACATATGGTTGTCTCTGTACTGCCTCACTGATACAATTAGGACCAAGTTGAAACAATATTACCCATTTTCTGCATTCTGCTTTTAAAATGAGGAGGATACCAACCATATCACTATTTAATTTCCTCATTTTGACTTTGAAAAAAACATAGAGACACAAAAGATCCCATCCACTTGCCCTGCTCAGCGTTAAAGTATCTTCTATCCCAGACACCTGTTTTtgagtttgttttattatttatttctgctatTGTTCTTGCTCTCGTCTACAGGGAGAGTGTTCCATATGTCCAATACCCtttctgtacagaaatattttctttaaacttCCAGGGCAAACCTCTGACAGCAGCACTGGAAgtgccgtggggggggggggggggggcgcagcatAGAACGTTGGGACTGCGGTTGGGTGGGTtgtcaggaggagggggaggagcccGATTTCTATTATTGCAAATAATAGGTCAGGGGAGGGCAGGGGCTGATGATGATGATATGGTatggaagtggggggggggggggggggcagctcagAACCGTGGGACTGGAGGTGGATTGTAGAGAAAGGAACCTGATTTCTATTATTGCACATAATAAGTTGGGGGCGGGGTGAACTGCGATCCCTAAGACTTTAGTTACTTATGATAGAGGAAAGGGGGCAGGATGCACAACCCAACAGGGCTATATGACAAGGTCAGATTAGTGCCATTTTTCATGTGATTGGGAGATGGGGGGAAGAAAAGGTGATGGTGGGGGTCCCTGTACctcaacaattttgtattatcattgggggggggggaggaagaggggaccATGCTGGCAAGGTCAGGCCCAGGGCCACAAAGCTGgagaggggtggggtggagatGCCTCTTTCATGCTgacagggctttttttttggggggggggggggttgtcatcAAGCAATtactttttctatattttttatattgGGATGTGAGGGTGAGCAGGGGATCAGCTTTGATCCTCCTcacatctctttttctttttttgagccACATTTTGAAAAAATTTGCATGGCCCTTTAACAAGGGAGCCTCGGAACCTGCATTAGATTAAGGTTTCCTTCAGAGAAGTTAACTTATCACGGCTGACAGCTTTCTAAGTTGCCATGATAATTTATTAACATCAGATTgcctattaatgagctgcttttgcatggatttgcaaaattcatgcagcAAAATCACAGGCAAAGCAGcttattgtaataggggagggaatatGGACAGGGCTATGCAAAATGTCGCATGTATCACTGTGATGTGTCTTTATTGTGTGATATACGCAGTTTAACGAGAGTTAGAACCCTATCATGGCTTGATTCATCTCCCTGTTAGTTACAAGGCTTAAtttgaaagcaaaacaaaagtgcaattgtgaaatggaggggggggggggggggagcacggTGGAGAGGGGAGGTAGAGTAGGGGGTAGGGGACATGCGACCAGGGCTGGGTATGACCTGTGTGAGATAGAAGGGTCGAGTGTGACCTATGCAAGAGGGAGGGACTTGGGCCAGGTGTGAACTCTCCCCTAAACACTCACATACATATGTGAACACACTCAGTGGTAGCAGAAGCCATGGGGCTAGCggtctttctcctcctctctcttggaCCTTGACTCATTCTCCCTCATGGCCTCCTCACTTGTGCCAGCaatctgcacaaaaaaatcaATACGCTCTGCTCTGCTTCCACTGGGGCCTGGTTGGCCAGAAATGATTCATACTAACACCAGCTCTACTCCTTTTCTGCAagggagccagaactgatttcCACCATCGGCTCCACTCTTTCTCCTTGAGTACCAGAAGAAAAGGTGGTAGAAGGCCATTCTAGATTGTTTTGCCAGAAGTGAAGCCCTGAGTAACAGACACGAAGAGAgtgaattagtacaagtttgaaacttgggaACAGTAGCCGAGTTGAAACCTTGCCACTgctgctcataagtttcaaaccTGTGCCAATCCAATCTCTTTTGTacttgttctttgctctgcagtgtctgttCAGTATTGCTCCTTCCCTATACGAGTAGAACAGGGGTGAAAGGGCTGGTTtagagagcagagtggctgtttgcTGCTTTGTTGGCTCCAGCCTaacccccctcctcttttcttccctgCAAGCTGCCTGGGGGATAAGGAACTGAATATACAAAaccttgccatttagacggataactttaagttatccgtctaaatgacatttatttatttaaaagttcttctaACCCACATGTTCCATATAGGATGGCTTACAAAGCAACCCATTCATATTaatgaacaaacaaacaaaaaaatattgacCTCTACAAAACATTCCTctttatgatgaagactgttGTAGCTGCTCTCTGGATCAGCctgtttatgtccttttgaagatgcggtctccagaactatacacagtagaCGTGGGAGATATtgtcaatatttcctatttcattgcattttcagAATTAAataatgatagaaaaaaaacatgaatttttttgttttttcctatcatttttgggggggagccaagaaaagtttaaaaattaaaaaaatgaaaccccccCCAGAAGCTGCCCCAAcctttcccatttattaaaatatggagcCCCAAACACTGACGGACTCCACCGCCCACCCTGCTGACAcgcccaggactcaccaaaaatccATGGTGGTCTAGCGGAGGGCCCTGGAGCGACCTCCCTCTCCCAGGCCAGatgctgccattagtcaaaatggagCTGGCcactctttgcccttaccatgtgacaggggctgcctgGCAATGAATAtacacgagatagatttgcataaactgccatgattgtatgcaaatctatgtaatgcatattcactatggggcagattttcaaaggggtacacgcttaacccctgaaaagctgccccttccacctcctgcgcgcgcaagccccgggacgagcgtaagtcctgaggctttcctggggggcatgttgcagccagcgcatcatcgggggtgttccgggggcggggccgcgggcatggttccggcccaggggcgttccaaggGCCTggacgcggcctccggaccagcccccgaacCGAAACATGGCGcaccggcacgtgcaagttacacctgcctcgggcaggcgtaacttttgaaataaaggtggggggaattagggccggagggtgggttagttagggaaGGTAGGGGGCgctggagggaacggaggcaggctgcacggctcggcgtgcataggctgctgattttgcgcagccttgtgggcgccaatcctggattttaaaagatacgtgcggctatgagtgtatcttttaaaatccagcgtacttttgtttgcaccagttgcacgaacaaaagtacgcgcgtgcgtactttttaaaaatctgccccatgactgttctgaaaaccagactggctcgGTGTattctgaggactgggttgaaaacccATGTGGCACTGTAAAGAAAAAATTTATATATACACTGTGTTTTCATTTACATAGTAAAAAAAGCTTGttaattattttcttctttgtggggGATCTGGTAGTTTCTCCTCCTATTACTCCGATTATTGAACCAGTACAGGGATCCTGGCATCATGAGCCTCTAtttcagagcttcccaaacctgtcctggggaccccacagccagttgggttttcaggatatccataatgaatatgcatgagttcaATTTGCATATACGGAGTCTCCAtgatatacaaatttatctcatgcattcattgtgcatatcctgaaaacccgactggctgtggggtccccaggacaggtttgggaagccctgctctagttGCAAATATGTAGGTGGGCACTTTTCCCCTATTTAAGAGCCCCTCCCTTTCACCCTTGCTAGTCTGGTTATTACAGCAATGGTCCTGAGGTTGGGAGTCATTCTGGAACCCTGTATTATAGGCACTtaatctggccaccaggtgtcacctttTATTAAAAGGCTCTGCAGTTCCAGTTGACCTGGGGTGGAGAAGATCCATACCAGGAAAGAAAAGGGGGACCCTCTACATGGCAGTGCACTGCACACCCGCTGGCGTGACCTACCTATTTTCGTATATCATACAAATATAGAACTAATATCCTAACTGGATGATGTGCTGAGATCATTTACTTTAAAAAGtaagaggtcagtattcaaagtgcattcagcacTCAATAGCCGGATAactaggacttatccagctatctagcagtcTGCTGAAAATCAGTAGCCGCTGGATAGtgggataagtcacttatcccgCTATCCTTTAGCCGGCCAATTTGTGGGCGGGTAGTGGGTAGATCTGGGCAGTGCTACGTATCCAATTAACCGGATAAGTaacaatatttgtttttattcaatTAAATTAATCGGATAAATTAGATTCAGCCATAGAGCTGATCTAACTTAGCCAgctttaacttatccagctaagtagcgccttcgctgtggatattcagcagcataacctTGCCTTGTAATTTAGCTATATCTGTACCTAAATCATATCTGATTAAGTTACGTACCTGACCAgcactgaatattgatctctaaaTAATGACATAAGCTCATAATTCAAAGAAACAAAGGAGAGCTGTAGCTGCACTCAGCATTAATGATACATAAAAATAAGTGCAGACAGAGTTTATTGGTCTACATATAGAATTTCATCAATAGAGTTTAAATATTTCATaaggcggcaactccactgtatacaaaTACGTCTTTAAAGGGTCCCCCAACACAGACCCTGTGTTTCGCtgaaaggctgcgtcgggagggacaactaGTTTTAataatctgtaaataaatatattgaaacgagTTACATTAAAATGAGACCAAACAGATAGGGCAAGCCGATGCAATACATACAGAGAAATATACCAATATCCATAGTTGTGAAGATTCACAGGGAGTGCACTGGTAAAGGGAACAGAAGGACTTTAAACGTTGTCAGATTTGGCGTGAAGAACCTCAACCAATCAGCAACAAGGAAAAGGTTAGCCAATCAGATCACAGCAAGCAAATTCAGGTAAAGAAACTCCACTCCATCTTATTATTCAACCCATATGGAGTCAAACTATTCAAAGTATGAATCCATTTTTGCTCCTTCCAGATTAAAATTTCAGCGATGTTGACCCCCACCCGGGAAGGAGGAGATACAATGTCAATAACAAAACATTTTAAGTCCAAAAGAGAATGAGATAAAGAGACCCAGTGGTCAACTAAGGGGGCATTCTCACGGAGATTTAGTGCCCCTGCTGGCGCATCTCAACATCCTGTTGGGCATTCTACTGACACAACCAGTATCCGGGGCTCCTTTGGTTCCCCATCGGCCACCGAAGTCCCCCTCTGGAACGATACCGATGTCTggatcctccaaggaggaagattcGCAAACGCGCCTGAAGTCTTCTAAGGTGCTTCCGTTCCCAGACCTTCATGTGCCATACGATCCCTGGGGCGATGATTCATCGGACTCCTCTTCCAAAAACTCTGGTGAGTTTCCTTCTGAACCTTCTCCACCGGATGAGCtctcctttgcaggctttgtcCGGAATATGGAGAAAGCCATTTCTTTCCAACTCCTCACGGAGGAGGACGCGctccacaaaatgctggaggttctctagtttgtggatgtcctgaaGTAGGTAGTAGCCATCCCAATCCATTAAATTTTGTTGGAACCTCTATacaggatgtgggaacacccgggCTCTGACCCGCCGGTCACCAGAAGACAGATGTCCTTTATCTGGTCCAACAGACCCTTGGCTTTCAAAAATGCCAGCTCCCCCACCAGACTGTGGTTGTGAAGGCTGCCTTAAAATAGTGCAAGAGATCTCATACCCATTCCTCCGCCCCTCCAGGCCGAGAACATAGGCCCTGGATGCCCTTGGAAGGAGTGTCTTTCAAGAGGCAATGCTTATTGCCCATATCGcctcctaccagttgtacatggcTCAATACAACATGAACTTGTGGAAGCAAGTTCAAGAGCTGGCAGAGCACCTaactcaacagcagcaggatgtgCTGGAGGCAGTAGTACAaaagggcctggaggctgggaagAATGAAGTAAGGTCAACTTATGATGTCTTCGAGAAAGCGGCCAGGGTATCGGCTGTGGGCATTAGTGCCCAACGCATGGCCTGGCTTCAGGCCTCCGACCTTTGGCCAGAGGTCTAGGAGAGGCTGGCTGACCTGTCCTGCACCGAAGAAaatctctttggggacaaggTCAGAGATGCAGTTGCTCAGCTCAAGACCATCACGAGACCTTGCAGCAGCTCTTGGCCAGCACCTCAGACCCACTGTCCTCCAAGCACAAGCCCCTGCATCAAGGACCTCACAAGTCCTTCTACCACCAGAGAAGATACTACCCTCCATCTTCCCGCACCACGCACTATGGCCAAGGGCCAGCCTTGCCAATAGTGGCGCTCTACGCTCCCTCCGCTTGACGGCCAAGGTGCTACAGTCACAGGGGTTCATGATCAATTACCCCAAATCTCATCTGTACCCGTCCAAGCAGCTAGCATTCATTGGGGCTCTCCTGGACACAACTCTGGCCAGAGCGTTCCTCCCTAGATGCCGCGCTCAGGCCCTGGCATTGCTGTCACGCTCCATCCTGCAGTGTCGGacggtctctgcccaggtacttcTCTGCTACTGGGCCACATGGTGACATCTGTTAATGTCACTCCACTTGCCCAGCTAGCCATGCAGGTAGTGCTGTGGACACTCCGCTGTTAGTGGCTTCAAGCCACCCAGGACCTCTTAGTTCCAGTACAAGTTACCTCACCCCTCCGAGACTCCCTctcctgctgggagagactgGCCAACTTGGAGAGGGGCCTCCCCTTCCAAAACTCCATCCACCCAAGTGGTACTGACCACCGATGCCTCCATCTTGGGCCAGGGGCACATGTGGGCAGCCTCCACAAGCAAGGCATGTGGTTGGAGCACGAAGCGAgctgtcaaataaacttcctggagctgtgaACGATCCAGTATGCCCTCTCGGCATTCCAGGATCACCTGGCCCACAAAGTAGttttgatccagactgacaaccaagtagcaatgtggtacataaacaagcagggaggcatgggctccttcCTGCTTTTCCAGGAGGCGGAACAGATTTGGGTTTGGGCCCTATCTGAGGACATGTTCTTACGAGCAGTTTACCTGGCAGGGACAGAGTACGTGGTGGCGGACCGCCTGAGTTGAGCATTCCGCCCTAGAAATTTCAAGGGGatccacttctgctccctgtgcagGGAAGAATGGgaaccagccttggatgcctttgccctGTTGTGGGCAAGGACTTACTGTACGCGTATCCCCCACTTCCGCTGGTGGGGTAGACGCtcatgaagctccagcaggacaggggCAGCATGATCCTGGTTGCCCCATATTGACTGCGACATGTTTGGTTCCCGATCCTGTGTGAACTATAGATCCGGGAGCCCATATGCTTGGGCACCTCCCCCCACCTGATTATGCAGGACCAGGACAGATTGCGCCACCTGAACCTCCGCTTGCTGGCCCTCACTGCCTGGCTGTTGAAAGGGTAGCCTTACAGTCCCTCGACCTCTGATAATGTGACGCAGGTACTGGTGGCTTCCCGagagccttccaccaggaagtcttaccagTTGAAGTGGGGAAGGTTCTCCGTCTGGTGTGAGGCGAAGAGCATAGACCCTTTCTCGTGCCACACTCTGTGACTGCTGGACTATTTGTGATTCCTCTTGGAGTCTGGGCTACAGGCCACCTCTGTCCGCATCCACCTGAGTGCTATCGTCGCATATCACCATGGGATAAGTGGTGCACCCATTTCTGTGCAGCCCTGGGAGATGTGCAAGGCTGCGATATGGAGCTCCCCGCACACGTTCACTGCCCATTACTATTTGGACAATGATGGTTGACATAAAAGTACCATTGGTCAGTCTGTCCTTCATAATCTGTTCCAAGCATAAGatcccaactctccctacctagggcccactGTCTGGTTCATGTTgcctcccattctcaccctcagcacttctgttgtgcccgttggcacgtGGTTAAATGCTGTTGGTCCTGTTAttgcttggtattcacccatctgtgaggactgccatattgcttgtcctaggagaaagcagttgcttacctgtaacaggtgttctcctaggacagcaggatattagtcctgaGGAAACTttcccgccaccccgcagagttgggttctctattttattttgttgctcaTCTTTTTTCACTaagatacgagactgaagagggaccctgcatggatagTGGTATACTGGGCACGTTCAGTGTGTCAATtaaactttctagaaactttgacaacagTTTTTCGTgccgggcttcatctgatgatgccacccatctgtgaggactaatgtcctactgtcctaggagaacacctgttacaggtaagcacctcTGCTTTCCACAGCAGTGCTGTTCTCACAAGAAACACTAATTACACCCCCATTCGTTATTTTTCAAACAGAAATTTTCAAATACTGAAAAAGGTTTTCATGTTTGACAATAattgagtggggggaggggcaaaagATGAAAAGTACTGGGCagaagtgaaggggtctgaagagATTTTTGTTTGTTCTGTAGACACTCACTCCTAGCCAGTTACTCCTTCTCTGCTCTGCCTCCCATGCCCagtattttccccttttttcattGCATTCCTTCTAACTGCTTGGTAACATTGTCTATAGCCAAAACTCAGAGAAGCCAAGTCACCACCTTCACATGACTCTATGTACCACTGCTGCTGGATGTAGGCGTTAGGGCAGAGAGGGATCAttttagggttttgttttttaagaatttCTGTTTCCCGTTGGTGTTCATCCCTTTCCATTAGCTCCCTCTCTACCTCCCCATCCATGCACAGCAGCAGTAGCATCCCGTTTTCCACCCCTCTCATCCCCCCCAAGCAGGGTGATTTTTTACCATGTTCCTACCTCCAGTAGCTCCTGCAGCACTGCTCTCTCTTTCTACACTGCTCTTTCCCCTCTGCATGCCGCCTGTGTTCTGGTCTCTCCACCTGGTCCACCAAATGGTTCCTGATAGCTTTATATTTAtcccctcttccttcctcttGGTGATGGCAGTGGCTTCTCCCAGCAGTGGCCGCAGAGTTTCCTCCAGGTTGGGGGCTCTTTACAGGAGTGAGGGAAGCGAATCTTGGCAGTGGCGCACATGGGGATCTTACTGTGCTTCTTCGCTCAGCGCCACTATATTTATCCTTCCCCCTTCAGCTGCAATGTTACTGGTGAACTGGCCCCAGCGGGGGGAGGAAGAGGTAGATCATCAAAGGGGAAAGAAGTCACCACAAACCTTGGGGTGTAATTGGGAGACCCCTGTTCTAGAGggcatttgtttattttatttaaattatttctgtACCGTTTTAGCAATTACATAGTTGATCAAAGCGGTTCACATAgtcaaaaataaagataaaacaaataaaaatcaaatggTTGCACATAAGAAATGCGCTAATTACTTTCCATCTTtgtttaaacaaattaaatagtaaaaataaaatagttaaaataaagataaaacaaaagaTAGTAAAAGTTAGAGAAAAATACAATTCATTTCAAATCCCGATGCtagttttatttgctttctttatAAACTAAAAACCTAATACTCTTTACTTAACTCAAGTGaaggaggaaaaaataaaacataaaaactacaagaagagctgaaaaaaattcaaaagaagaAACAAGGTGAAAAAGCCTGTTTCAATCTGCTTCCCAAATACCTATTAGCCTGTCGATTCAAATGCCTCTATAATGaggtgtttttaatgatttttttgaattctttaggTTACCAGTATCAATCTGTTAAGCAGTGCGGCTTAGAATGGTACCTGGAAACTTAatagtaatgatggtagaaaaggacaaaatggctcatccagtctgcccagcaagcttcttctgCTAGAATCTACagcatgtttctcttaagggtagcaactgccgctccatgtagttATCCCTAAGCCTTTTGATAACCCATAACAAAAATGTAATGCTAGCAACTCTTTTTACTGGTTgctgagccttcttgaaaattcagtgctGCTTGATGACTTTTGCTCATGGACTTTCTTATAGAAGCAGGCGTGTTTttttctgcatatcagtaccccagattgtaaaagtcagggcctgtatggattgtc
This genomic interval from Rhinatrema bivittatum chromosome 4, aRhiBiv1.1, whole genome shotgun sequence contains the following:
- the LOC115091221 gene encoding histone H1x-like yields the protein MSAAIEETVPAGPEKGPGTGEKSKAPGGSSGSKKKAHKKKNQPGKYSQLVVDTIRKLGERSGSSLAKIYNEAKKVSWFDQQNGRTYLKYSVKALVQNDTLVQVKGIGANGSFKLNRKKLEGVSEKPAPAKKAAAAAAAAPAPKKSKAKAAKKEKVKAKKSPSKAKKKKKAAGGKKEKKGAKRSLLRSPKQRRY